The DNA region ATTTTTGGTGCCGATATTTTTAAAAATAAAAACAGTTCATTTGAACCCAACCTTAAACTGGCTACCCCGCTAAATTATATTGTTGGGCCTAATGACCAGCTTAATATTAATGTTTACGGCAGCTCGTTGGTGAATTGGAAACTTGAAGTATCCCCCGAAGGAAATATAAACATTCCGGGGGTTGGCATTTTAAATGTTGGCAGTAAAACTATCGAACAAGCTACGGCCTTGATAAAAAGCAGGCTTGTAGCTAACAACTATGCGGTTGGCCGCGGTACAAACGTACAGGTTACCCTCGGTAATATCCGCAGTATCCAGGTAATTATCATAGGGCAGGTGGCTAAACCAGGCACTTATACCCTGCCCTCGCTCGCTACCGTTTTTAATGCATTATATATGGCAGGAGGCCCTAACGATAATGGTAGCTTAAGGCAGATAGAGGTTATCAGGAATAACCGTATTATCAGGCACCTTGATGTTTATGATTTCCTGTTAAAAGGCGATCAGAAAAACAACATTACCCTGCAGGATCAGGACATTGTGCGCGTACCAACGTACCGTACCAGGGTGCAGCTTGTTGGTGAGATTAAAATACCTGCCTTGTTTGAAGTTTTACCGGGGGAAAGCCTGGATAACATTATAACGTATGCCGGTGGTTTTACCGATAGCGCATATACAGCGAGGATTAAAGTATCGCAGGTAAGTGATCAGCAGCGCAAAATAACGGATGTATTGGAAGCCGATTATAAAAACTACATTCCGTTAAGGGGCGATAAGTATACTATTGAATCTATTATATACAGGTTTGAAAACCGGGTTGTAATAAAAGGAGCGGTTTTTCGGCCCGGTGATTATGAACTACAAAGCGGGTTAACACTGCTGCAGTTAATTGACAAAGCTGCAGGATTAAAAGAAGACGCTTTTACCGAACGGGGTACAATTACCCGCCTAAAGCCGGATAACAGCACCGAAATAATAGGATTTAATGTGAAGGACGTTATCAACAAATCAGTAAATATTCCGTTGCAGCGTGAAGATATTGTTAACATCTCATCCATATTTGATTTAAGGGATAAATACACCGTTACTATTAATGGCAATGTAAGAAAACCAGGGAAGTTTGCTTTTTCAGAAAACATGAAAGTAGAAGACCTGATTTTAAAAGCCGGCGGTTTTGCCGAAGGCGCAAGTACAAACCGTATTGAAGTAGCCCGGAGGATAACCGATGCCGATCCTTCATCTAAAAACAGTTCAGTGTCGCAGGTTTTTAGCGTTAATATTGATGGCAAGCTGAAACCGGCAGACGCTAACTTCGTGCTTACCCCCTTTGATATTGTTTCGGTATATAGCCTGCCCGGATATGAAAAGCAAAAAACAGTAAAGGTTGAGGGCGAAGTTTTATACCCTGGCTCCTACACCATCAAAAGTAAAAACGAAAAAATATCCGACCTGATTGCCAGGGCTGGCGGACTTACCGCCTCGGCCGATGCAGCAGGCGGTTCGTTAAAACGCGATAATTTTGCAATACTGGGTATAGATAAAAACAAAGCAGATACTGCATCGGTAAATGCTGAACGCTCGGCCCGGATCAACAGGTTAAAAAGATCGTATAAAGACTCTACAAACACAACTACCGATACTACGCAGCTAAGAAATAACTATGTAGGTATTGAGTTGGATAAGATCCTGAAATCGCCAGGATCAAAAACCGACCTGCTTCTGGAAAATGGCGATGTTATAAGGGTTCCTAAACAGCAGCAGGTTGTACGTGTTAACGGACAGGTGCTTTATCCAAGTGCGGTGGTATTTGACAAATCGAAATCATTTAATGATTTTGTTTCAAATGCCGGCGGCTATGGGCCGGATGCTCTGAGACGCGGTGCATATGTGGTTTACCCTAACGGAACAGTAAAAGGCACACGCAAGTTCCTTTTCTTTAATAACCATCCTTCGGTTAAACCAGGGAGCGAAATATATGTTCCTAAAAAATCAGAAAGCAAAGGTAATACTGCTCAAACTATATTAGGCTTCACAACCGGACTCGCCTCACTGGGAGCAATTATTTTGGGGATTTTAAGTTTGAATAAATAATACTTTTTTTAATATAAAGACATATTAAAACCAACTTATGAGCAAAGAAAGCCAATACCCGGCTGTTTTGAAAGCAAATGAACTATCTTTTAATGATATAAGTATTAAAATAAAATCAGCTATTGAATATATAAAAACCAAGTGGATTACTGTTTTATTAATCTCATTATTGGGAGCAATAGTTGGCTTGGCTTATGCTATTTACAAAAAAGCAACTTACACAGCCGTTTGTACTTTCGTTTTAGAAGAGTCGGGCAAAGGTGGGGGGCTTGGACAATATGCAGGCCTGGCCAGTTTAGCCGGCATAAATGTTGGTAATGGAGGTTCTGATGGAATATTTCAAGGCGACAACATCCTGGAGCTATACCGGTCAAGAACGATGATAGAAAAAACACTTTTATCTGAAGTAAGTATTGATGGTCAGAAACAATTGTTGATAAACAGATATATAAAAGCAAATGAACTTCGTGAGAAATGGAAAAGCAAGAAAAACACTTCCAATATTACATTTTCTGGAGACCCTGAAAAATTTAACAGAACACAAGATAGTATTATAACAGATTTAGTTGAATATTTTAATAAACGGGTTTTGACTGTGGCAAAGCCCGATAAAAAACTGAGTATTATTCGGGTAAGCGTGGTAGTTAATGATGAGTTGTTTGCCAAAGAATTTACAAATGCCTTGGTAGAAAACGTAAATACCTTTTACACGCAAACTAAAACTAAGAAAGAACATCAAAATGTGTCCATTTTACAACATCAAGCAGATAGCGTCAAAAAAGCCTTAAATGCATCAATAACTGGAGTTGCTTCTGCTCTTGATGCAGCCCCTAATGCAAATCCTTTATTAACGTCACTTAAAGTTCCATCACAAAAGAGACAAATAGATGTGCAGGCCAGTTCAGCCATTTATGCTGAAGTTGTTAAAAACCTGGAACTTGCTAAAGTTTCCTTAAGACAGGAAACTCCTTTGATACAAGTTATTGATAAACCTGTATTACCACTTACAAAGAATTTTATTGGTAAAATCAAAGGCTTAACATTAGGTTTTATATTGGGCTTTATATTTATTTTTATATTATTAATAGTTGGTTCGCTTTTCAAAAAACAAGCAGCCAAATAAATTCCACCTAATAGATTAACAATAATCATCTTTAAAACATCATTTATATCAATTGGGCCTTATAAAAACTGTATACAATCAATTTATAGTAAAAAGTTATAAAAACAATTTAGGGAAGGATGTAATTATTTCCATAATTGCCCGGGGCGTTAATACCCTGTTAAGCTTAATTCTACTTTCTTTCTCCCTCAAAGTATTATCCCCCAATGATTATGGGGTATGGTTAACGGTGTCTGCGCTGTACTCTTGGGTAACCTTATTTGATTTTGGTGCACAAAATACACTTCGTAATGTTTTGGCAATCGATCTAAGCTCAAAAAATGAGAATAATATGCGCGGAACCATTTTAACAAACTCATTTGCTTTTACCCTTCTCATAAGTGTGATATTCCTTATTTTAAGTACCGTATTATTTAATGTTTGTGATTTTTCTACACTTTTAAAAATAAAGCATGGAAACAAAACTGACATTAATAACCTTGTTTTTATATCCCTGATTATATTTGGCATCAAACTATTTTCAAATAATTATAATACTATCTTAACCGCCTTGCAAAAGGCTTACATGGCTATAGTCATTTCTGTAATTTCAAGTCTTTGTACTATTATTATTTTAGTATTAGCGTATACTTTAAAACAGGATATTTCTATTTTAAATTATGGCTTGGCAGTTTTGGTAACTGACGTTGTTTTTAGTTTTTTATTACCGATAATCTACTTAAGACAAATGAAATTCAAATACAATTTTTCATTAAGGTTATTAAACTATAATTATTTTAAAAAAAACTTATTGGGTAATAATATTAAATTCTTTATACTGTCAAGTTTAGTTGTTTTAACTTTTTTTTCTACTAATCTTTTTATCGGTATCATTCTATCATACGAAGACGTGGCAGTGTACAATCTTGTTAATAAGTACTTTAATATTATCACCCTTTTTTCAATCGTGGCCTTAAATCCCATATGGACGAAAGTGGCTATGTATTATGGCACTAACAACTACCTCGAGATCAACAGGTTACTAAAAAAAACACAATTATATTTTCTTTTCTTTATTCTGTTTGGCTTAACCTTATTGCTTTTTGACACTCGCTTTTATTCGTTTTTTGGACATGACAAAATTATAGTTGGCAGATACGTAAGTACTGTTGCCATGTTATCGATGTTACAGCTTTTTTACAACAATATATATGCTTACTTCTTAAATGGAATGAATGCTATTTTCATTCAGATTATTGGTTTTGTAATAGCTGCCATAATCATTTACCCGTGCTATTATTATTTTTGTCACTATTTACAAATGGGCGTATTGGGGGCTTTTTTAGTACAGATAATAGTTTATATCCCTAATACTGTGATGT from Mucilaginibacter sp. SJ includes:
- a CDS encoding SLBB domain-containing protein, which codes for MNRLRFLIFLIAILSFGAVAHVAAQTNLQNISSINVDDISDQQLIQLLQQAQKSGLTDAELLQQAQSRGMSAAQVQKLELRIKKLRAKNNESSNTQSDSTLTQQGRQLNYKPDTTDTLYTNKDLFESLKPKIFGADIFKNKNSSFEPNLKLATPLNYIVGPNDQLNINVYGSSLVNWKLEVSPEGNINIPGVGILNVGSKTIEQATALIKSRLVANNYAVGRGTNVQVTLGNIRSIQVIIIGQVAKPGTYTLPSLATVFNALYMAGGPNDNGSLRQIEVIRNNRIIRHLDVYDFLLKGDQKNNITLQDQDIVRVPTYRTRVQLVGEIKIPALFEVLPGESLDNIITYAGGFTDSAYTARIKVSQVSDQQRKITDVLEADYKNYIPLRGDKYTIESIIYRFENRVVIKGAVFRPGDYELQSGLTLLQLIDKAAGLKEDAFTERGTITRLKPDNSTEIIGFNVKDVINKSVNIPLQREDIVNISSIFDLRDKYTVTINGNVRKPGKFAFSENMKVEDLILKAGGFAEGASTNRIEVARRITDADPSSKNSSVSQVFSVNIDGKLKPADANFVLTPFDIVSVYSLPGYEKQKTVKVEGEVLYPGSYTIKSKNEKISDLIARAGGLTASADAAGGSLKRDNFAILGIDKNKADTASVNAERSARINRLKRSYKDSTNTTTDTTQLRNNYVGIELDKILKSPGSKTDLLLENGDVIRVPKQQQVVRVNGQVLYPSAVVFDKSKSFNDFVSNAGGYGPDALRRGAYVVYPNGTVKGTRKFLFFNNHPSVKPGSEIYVPKKSESKGNTAQTILGFTTGLASLGAIILGILSLNK
- a CDS encoding MATE family efflux transporter — protein: MGLIKTVYNQFIVKSYKNNLGKDVIISIIARGVNTLLSLILLSFSLKVLSPNDYGVWLTVSALYSWVTLFDFGAQNTLRNVLAIDLSSKNENNMRGTILTNSFAFTLLISVIFLILSTVLFNVCDFSTLLKIKHGNKTDINNLVFISLIIFGIKLFSNNYNTILTALQKAYMAIVISVISSLCTIIILVLAYTLKQDISILNYGLAVLVTDVVFSFLLPIIYLRQMKFKYNFSLRLLNYNYFKKNLLGNNIKFFILSSLVVLTFFSTNLFIGIILSYEDVAVYNLVNKYFNIITLFSIVALNPIWTKVAMYYGTNNYLEINRLLKKTQLYFLFFILFGLTLLLFDTRFYSFFGHDKIIVGRYVSTVAMLSMLQLFYNNIYAYFLNGMNAIFIQIIGFVIAAIIIYPCYYYFCHYLQMGVLGAFLVQIIVYIPNTVMFPIFLKRQLK
- a CDS encoding lipopolysaccharide biosynthesis protein, with translation MSKESQYPAVLKANELSFNDISIKIKSAIEYIKTKWITVLLISLLGAIVGLAYAIYKKATYTAVCTFVLEESGKGGGLGQYAGLASLAGINVGNGGSDGIFQGDNILELYRSRTMIEKTLLSEVSIDGQKQLLINRYIKANELREKWKSKKNTSNITFSGDPEKFNRTQDSIITDLVEYFNKRVLTVAKPDKKLSIIRVSVVVNDELFAKEFTNALVENVNTFYTQTKTKKEHQNVSILQHQADSVKKALNASITGVASALDAAPNANPLLTSLKVPSQKRQIDVQASSAIYAEVVKNLELAKVSLRQETPLIQVIDKPVLPLTKNFIGKIKGLTLGFILGFIFIFILLIVGSLFKKQAAK